Proteins from a genomic interval of Musa acuminata AAA Group cultivar baxijiao chromosome BXJ1-9, Cavendish_Baxijiao_AAA, whole genome shotgun sequence:
- the LOC103997478 gene encoding uncharacterized protein LOC103997478 isoform X2, whose translation MGKNQAYKAMQRARLGSSSAGPEEIEDGMTDGSFHSPEWHAARLASLKTSHTITWEEFKRKQKEDELRRDELEADKDRMMREYRAQLDAERARKLSLGKNHSASKSHKKKDRKDKDSKKRSSRKRKKISSESSSSSSSSESSSGDDDYEDDERESRKSRSKRSKKKRKHKSRVKHSSSDSDSNKNGGPVPLSKFFGSVKR comes from the exons ATGGGGAAAAACCAGGCTTACAAAGCGATGCAAAGGGCGAGGCTGGGGTCGTCCTCCGCAGGACCGGAGGAGATCGAAGACGGAATG ACGGATGGTTCATTTCATTCACCAGAGTGGCATGCTGCTCGTTTAGCAAGCCTAAAAACATCCCACACCATAACATGGGAAGAGTTCAAGAGGAAACAGAAG GAAGATGAACTCAGAAGAGATGAGCTTGAGGCTGATAAGGATAGAATGATGAGAGAATACAGAGCTCAGCTAGATGCTGAAAGGGCCCGGAAGCTGTCCCTTGGAAAAAATCACTCTGCCAGCAAGTCACATAAAAAAAAGG ACAGGAAGGACAAGGATTCCAAGAAACGAAGTAGCAGAAAGAGAAAG AAAATATCATCCGAGTCAAGTTCCTCTAGTTCATCCTCCGAATCTTCAAGCGGTGATGATGACTATGAAGATGATGAAAGGGAATCAAGGAAATCAAGGTCCAAGAGatcaaagaagaaaaggaagcacAAGTCAAGGGTCAAACACTCTAGCAGCGACAGTGACAGCAACAAGAATGGCGGCCCAGTGCCATTATCAAAGTTCTTCGGAAGTGTCAAGAGATAG
- the LOC103997478 gene encoding uncharacterized protein LOC103997478 isoform X1, translating into MGKNQAYKAMQRARLGSSSAGPEEIEDGMTDGSFHSPEWHAARLASLKTSHTITWEEFKRKQKEDELRRDELEADKDRMMREYRAQLDAERARKLSLGKNHSASKSHKKKDRKDKDSKKRSSRKRKQKISSESSSSSSSSESSSGDDDYEDDERESRKSRSKRSKKKRKHKSRVKHSSSDSDSNKNGGPVPLSKFFGSVKR; encoded by the exons ATGGGGAAAAACCAGGCTTACAAAGCGATGCAAAGGGCGAGGCTGGGGTCGTCCTCCGCAGGACCGGAGGAGATCGAAGACGGAATG ACGGATGGTTCATTTCATTCACCAGAGTGGCATGCTGCTCGTTTAGCAAGCCTAAAAACATCCCACACCATAACATGGGAAGAGTTCAAGAGGAAACAGAAG GAAGATGAACTCAGAAGAGATGAGCTTGAGGCTGATAAGGATAGAATGATGAGAGAATACAGAGCTCAGCTAGATGCTGAAAGGGCCCGGAAGCTGTCCCTTGGAAAAAATCACTCTGCCAGCAAGTCACATAAAAAAAAGG ACAGGAAGGACAAGGATTCCAAGAAACGAAGTAGCAGAAAGAGAAAG CAGAAAATATCATCCGAGTCAAGTTCCTCTAGTTCATCCTCCGAATCTTCAAGCGGTGATGATGACTATGAAGATGATGAAAGGGAATCAAGGAAATCAAGGTCCAAGAGatcaaagaagaaaaggaagcacAAGTCAAGGGTCAAACACTCTAGCAGCGACAGTGACAGCAACAAGAATGGCGGCCCAGTGCCATTATCAAAGTTCTTCGGAAGTGTCAAGAGATAG